The stretch of DNA ACCCGGCCCAGTAGTTTAAGAAATACTGCTTAAAGTACTAAGATACACGAGGGAAACCCCTTTTGAGCAGCTATGAAGAAAATTGTCATTCATCTGTCTGTACAGCACTTTTGGGGAGAACAGAAAATCGCTTTGAAAGACAAGATCTATATTTAAcatgatggggaaaaaaaggttTTCAAACTTAATGGTAATTGTGATACGTTTGACTAAACTgagaaatgtgtaaaaaaaaaagttttggtTGCTTGAAAAAGTTAAGAAAAAGACTGATCATGCACTCATCTTAATATACAGTCATATATACAGTGGGTTAGAGGCTTGTATTTGAGAGGATTGAggctttttttaattactgaTGAGCAATGGGGCAGAGCTTCGGAAAAAGGGAACTAAGCTGGGATAGGAAGCGGCACTACTCCAATAACGTATCTTACACCAGGatcgtgttttttttgtaatacTTTATAGTCAGGATTCACAAGCACACCAAATTAGATTGCTTCATTTTGTGGCACAAATGTTACCTTTTTAATGGCTTTCTAACCGGTGATTGATTTCTCTTGAAGCCCAATGCATcaaacctgcagcacaagggCTGATCACGAACGATGAAGCCATATTTTCTGATTTCACTGCAAAAAGTCTTTTTTTCGGGAGGGGGGGGCTTCTTTGGAATCGTGCACAATGTTGTTGAAATCCCACGCTTCGGGTGAAAACTAAATATTTGCACCATACTAATTGCAAGGACAGAACTGATTAAATCTCATTCGATAATGATCAAAATAgaagttctttttttaaactgagGACATACACAGTTACAAAATACTATGATATTTTTTTGTGGGGTCTACAAAATGGCAGAGTAAGGCAGTGGAGGAAGCATGAGCATAAAAGCAGGGTGGTGTCATTTACAGTTTCTAAGTACAAGAGTGGTGTAAAGCGTTGATTGTTGTTTATTGGGGCCAAGACCAGAAACTGGAGCTGCACGGCTGCACATCAGCCCCCCACCCCTTACTGAAAGTTGTGAACCCAGGAATTACAGACAGTGAGCAGTCCAACCCAGACCCACACACAACGACAAAAAGCTACATTCCCTGCACAGTTGACAGCACTGTACTGGGAGCAAGCCCTAGGGATTCTGGGCTTGTGCTCAGTCCCTCACTGTGTGGGAAGAATAGCTTTTTATGCTGTGACACACGTCATGGTATGTAATCCTCATGTGATCTATCGCTTAAGTGTAATAAGCTAATGTCTACAGCGCACAGCTCGGCTCATTGGTGCAGTCATTGTGGCTGTGGTTGCTGTCCAGGTCCCTCTTCTTCAGCTCTCGTCCTGCCTTGAGCTGTGGACTGCTGCCACTGTGGCTGTGGCCATGGTGAGCTGGCAATGATGCTTGCTTGCCATGCGCCTGATGGTGGCCATGGTGATGGCTGTGAGCGTGCTCTTTGGTGCCACTGGGAGTCTCCCCTCGTTCTCCGTCCTCCATACCCACTGCTCTTTTAGTATCGTCCAGGGCCTCGAAATTGTCGTTCTGGTTATTGTTGACGATGCCGCTCTGGGGCACCACCTGCAGGTAGGCCCTGACGCGGTGGTGACGGGCACCTTCATGGTCGCTGAAGTCAATGACCCGGCATTCGTAGATGCCCTCGTCCGATGGCTTTACGCGGGAGAGGCGGAGTTTATGGGAAATGTTGCTTCCCACAACTTTCACAACCTGACAAAAagagacagaatgacagaattCAAATGAGGGTTGGAAGAAACAAGCTTCCTTGGTTAACGATTAGCTTAATAATCTTATTTTTCCCCAAACGCCAAAATTCACAAAACAACTATGGCAGCCAGCAGAGGGCAATTTCGCAATTCAACATCGATTTtgactttaaaatgtttttgctgcttgtacaacacagtacaacatactgtactgtataaataacaAAGCATCATAGTTTCCCCAGGAGTTTGCATTTTGCTggctttgtctgtctgtctgttctgtttacattgtgtgtctctctgttatATCCAGCACACACTGGAAAATTTAAGCTGTCAGTAAAAACAGAGGAACAGACAATGAGTAAAATTGTGAAAGATTAGAATGTGCCTTTAATTTATTGCATGAAGTGTATAAATTGTGTCCTAAAGTAGTCTGCGAGGGCAAATGTACCCTGTACAAGATGTGGTAAGAAATAAGGGGTTGAAGTATAGTAAGAAGTGAAAAATATGCGTTTgtatagtactgtatgtcataAAAAAGGTCATAATAGAGTATTAGTATAGCATATGGTGAAAGATTTGTCTTGATATAGTAATTATACATTTGAAAAATGGTCAAAGTACGTGGTCAAAAATATGCCTTGATATATAGTATGCCTTAGTAAAGAATGTTATTAAAAATGGTCATAGTGTAGTATGTAATAAAAAATGTCTTGATATAGTATGTGATTGAAAATATGACTTACTATTACTTACTATACTATTTGTATAGCATAAAATATGCTTTAGTACAGTATGGCGTTAAAATGGTAATGTATAGTATGTTATAAAAAAAGGCCTTCATATATTAGTGATGACAAATATGCCTTAGTATGTTGTTAAAAATGTCATAGTAAAATGTGTGATATAAAACATGCCTTACTATAGTATATGGTTAGAAATAGGTCATAATCTGATCTAAAATCTGCCTTATAAAGGTATGTCGTAAAAAATGCCTTAGTATAATATGTTGTTTAAAAATATGCATTGATGTAGTATATGAAAAATGTTATGAAatgccatagtatagt from Betta splendens chromosome 7, fBetSpl5.4, whole genome shotgun sequence encodes:
- the LOC114858549 gene encoding V-set and transmembrane domain-containing protein 2-like protein isoform X2, which produces MTAQRGQDVEMACSFRGAGTPSYSLEIQWWYIRNHLDWTDRQPWTNNEVAPDEEMPKDATKISVVKVVGSNISHKLRLSRVKPSDEGIYECRVIDFSDHEGARHHRVRAYLQVVPQSGIVNNNQNDNFEALDDTKRAVGMEDGERGETPSGTKEHAHSHHHGHHQAHGKQASLPAHHGHSHSGSSPQLKAGRELKKRDLDSNHSHNDCTNEPSCAL
- the LOC114858549 gene encoding V-set and transmembrane domain-containing protein 2-like protein isoform X1, coding for MGAFRVLLGSLHYVGLYMQLSLCARQAGPGEVENRISGNAVFTEVPHDMTAQRGQDVEMACSFRGAGTPSYSLEIQWWYIRNHLDWTDRQPWTNNEVAPDEEMPKDATKISVVKVVGSNISHKLRLSRVKPSDEGIYECRVIDFSDHEGARHHRVRAYLQVVPQSGIVNNNQNDNFEALDDTKRAVGMEDGERGETPSGTKEHAHSHHHGHHQAHGKQASLPAHHGHSHSGSSPQLKAGRELKKRDLDSNHSHNDCTNEPSCAL